The genomic interval GGAGGGCGGCAACCGGGGTTACAAGACCCCGTACAAGGGCGGCTACTTCCCGGTCCCGCCGGTCGACCACTACGCCGACCTGCGCGACGAGATCGTCCAGCGGCTGCTGGGCGCCGGTTTCACCGTCGAGCGCTCGCACCACGAGGTGGGCACCGCCGGCCAGGCTGAGATCAACTACAGGTTCTCCACCCTGCTGCACGCGGGCGACCAGCTCCAGCTCTTCAAGTACATCGTGAAGAACACCGCCTGGGCGAACGGCAAGACCGCGACCTTCATGCCGAAGCCGCTCTTCGGCGACAACGGCTCCGGCATGCACACCCACCAGAGCCTCTGGCTGAACGGCGAGCCGCTCTTCTACGACGAGACCGGCTACGCCGGTCTCTCCGACACGGCCCGCTGGTACATCGGCGGCCTGCTGCACCACGCGCCGTCGCTGCTCGCCTTCACCAACCCGACGATCAACTCGTACCGCCGGCTGGTCCCGGGCTTCGAGGCCCCGGTCAACCTGGTCTACTCGCAGCGGAACCGCTCCGCCTGCACCCGCATCCCGGTCACCGGCAGCAACGCCAAGGCGAAGCGGGTCGAGTTCCGGGTGCCGGACCCGTCGGCCAACGTCTACCTGGCGTTCTCGGCGATGATGATGGCCGGGCTGGACGGCATCAAGAGCAAGATCGAGCCGCCGGAGCCGATCGACAAGGACCTCTACGACCTCCCGCCGGAGGAGTGGGGCTCGGTCAAGCAGGTGCCCGGCTCGCTGCCCGAGGTGCTCGACTCGCTGGAGGCCGACCACGACTTCCTGCTGGAGGGTGGCGTCTTCACCCCCGACCTGATCTCCACCTGGGTCGAGTGGAAGCGTGCGAACGAGGTCGACCCGGTCCGGCTGCGGCCGACCCCGCACGAGTTCGCGATGTACTTCGACGTCTAGCACCGGACGCCGGCCCGGGGGCGCCCACGCACCCCTCGGGCCACCCGGCACAGGCACCTCCGGCGCGCCGCAGACCGACCCGCAAGGGCCCGGTCTGCGGCGCGCCGCACTCTGTGCTGGAACCTGGAGGGACTCCGCGCTGGAACCTAGAGGGCGAGGGTTTCCAGGTCCACGGCCTCGGCCATGGCCTGAGCGCCGTTGTCGTTGAGGTGCATGCCGTCGCCGCTGTCCAGCGCCGGATGGATGTAGTCGGGGGCTTCGGGGTTCTCGACGGCTCGGGCCACGTCGAAGACGGCGTCGAAGATGCCGCTGGTACGGATCCAGTCGTTGACCTCGCGCCGCACGGCGAGCCCCTCGGGGGTACTGATCCCGGCGTAGACGGCGCCCGCGAAGGGACCCATGGTGGCGACCAGGATCTTCAGGCCGGCCTGGTGGGCGCGACCTGCCAGCGTCTCGAAGCCCTTGACCAGGTCGTCGGCGCTGGGCAGAGCCTCGCCCGACATGCCGGGGAGGCCGAGATCGTTTATGCCGAAGTGCAGCAGGACGTGGGTACGACCGGGAATCGCCAGCACGTCGCGGTCGAAGCGCGCCAGCCCGTGCTCGCCGATCTCGTCCCGCAGCAGGCGGTTCCCGGCGATGCCCTGGTTGACGACCCAGCCCCGCCCGAGGCGACGGTTGAGGAAGTCCACGGAGCGGTTGTTCGCGCTGGTCGTGGAGCCGACCCCCTCGAACCACGAGTCGCCGAACGCCACGGCGATCGCGGTGTCGTCCGGGGCGAGCACATCGACGCCGGAGACGTAGAACCTGGCTTCCACC from Plantactinospora sp. BC1 carries:
- the glnA gene encoding type I glutamate--ammonia ligase, which gives rise to MFANPEELLRYLKNEDVRFVDVRFCDLPGVMQHFNLPVESFDESVFTDGLAFDGSSIRGFQAIHESDMLLLPDVATAFIDPFRAQKTLALNFFIHDPFTREAYSRDPRNVAKKAEAYLAASGIADTAYFGPEAEFYIFDSIRHETSAHQAYYYIDSIEGAWNSGREEEGGNRGYKTPYKGGYFPVPPVDHYADLRDEIVQRLLGAGFTVERSHHEVGTAGQAEINYRFSTLLHAGDQLQLFKYIVKNTAWANGKTATFMPKPLFGDNGSGMHTHQSLWLNGEPLFYDETGYAGLSDTARWYIGGLLHHAPSLLAFTNPTINSYRRLVPGFEAPVNLVYSQRNRSACTRIPVTGSNAKAKRVEFRVPDPSANVYLAFSAMMMAGLDGIKSKIEPPEPIDKDLYDLPPEEWGSVKQVPGSLPEVLDSLEADHDFLLEGGVFTPDLISTWVEWKRANEVDPVRLRPTPHEFAMYFDV
- a CDS encoding GDSL-type esterase/lipase family protein — its product is MIWTAGFRTAVISPYEQLKLSEPRGFADQTVRQVLHMAGGGERLRVRLTNRYGRTPLTIAAATVAVEDDRAALTFDGTEKIVIPPGAEVVGDPVDLPVAPGTDLSLSLYLPEQTGLATYSHMPMEVARIVGGNHVTSAELPGAERVEARFYVSGVDVLAPDDTAIAVAFGDSWFEGVGSTTSANNRSVDFLNRRLGRGWVVNQGIAGNRLLRDEIGEHGLARFDRDVLAIPGRTHVLLHFGINDLGLPGMSGEALPSADDLVKGFETLAGRAHQAGLKILVATMGPFAGAVYAGISTPEGLAVRREVNDWIRTSGIFDAVFDVARAVENPEAPDYIHPALDSGDGMHLNDNGAQAMAEAVDLETLAL